DNA sequence from the Myxocyprinus asiaticus isolate MX2 ecotype Aquarium Trade chromosome 3, UBuf_Myxa_2, whole genome shotgun sequence genome:
CTGTAAAGATGTCTAAACTGTCCTTTTAGCAGTGGGACTACTATTCTAGGCAGATTAACTTCTAGTTATTTGTTACTGAGGTTATTGCTGTGGGTGGATTTTCCTctccattttatttcatttttattttgtttttatagcacTTTTTACAATACTTATTTCAtggtggctttaaaaagtagtATCATTCAAAAATTGCCATGCAGAGGTACCAGCTTTACTTGACACAGACAAAGTtgttaagcgattttatcacactggtCTCACGATAACACattttgggctctattttcatgagtgtgcaaagcgcagcgctacaCGCTATGGCtatgcgcaacgtcttatccactttgtgtgagagtgctaattctaagggCAATTATCGTGCCAGCGCATAGCACAAGTGGGTGTGGGTatgagtgtttgcactatctgtgggtgtatgcgcacaaactgtgggtgtattgtatgttaatgaagtgacgcaaagtgcaatttggtattttcatgtaaaataggTAATTGTGCTAAGACGTTATAAAAGCAGGACTGTTTTAGGAGCAAAATCTAAACTCAGATCCTGCATTTgtatttggagattccaccagcagatggtaataaagttcatgtccaaaccctgaaaataaagtggaacatcaaattatgcccatgacgatcactgttgtagccattttatgaaacaaatatttatgagatttgtgttaaactatctttagttCATTTTTTtcccagttattattattatggttatatttacaattatacttatgatctaatttgtattgttaattttctacctgttgtcgtagagtgatttttaagtcactgcaaaaagggccagtggaagaagttggagagagtaaaatgtttggatttggtatgattattgattattttgattatattttatatattataatatatatgattataatttttctaaataaaaatcgaccagtagaagtgaaatGCGTTCCgaaacaatcactgttaatactagccatgagtTGCacgtcagtagatgaaaatgattattaATTCTTTATAACTTAACGGAGCATAAATCCAAATCTTGACGAGAACCAGACTtttcatgcatataaaaggagtgaGTTACTGTcttagaaatatgcctgacattcaacagggatgcagttaatgcagAAAAGAAGTCCATATTTCCATTCTTTTAgtttattgcatacagtccattaacactaccaacttcttataaatgtgctgtatttgtttatatcactggtgcttgacaggaaatggactatataataggacacagatggtgccggagaagaacctccgaatTAAATTTCACATGACCCAGCCCATTGTTGCTTTGAGcgtgcaatttcaccaaacccacttgcgcctagacttagcgcacgcttgcacgaaaatactaaAAGTTAATGGCCatgtccattgactttgcatgtatgacttgTCTTAGCGCTGTGCTTAGCCCTAGCGCTCTTAAAATTGGTCCCATTATGTTTTAAGTTTTGTGGCTACAGtatattttcaaaacagtttgtatttaaatgtatgcaaTGTTTTGCCCCATAGATTTCCATTGTCAGTGCTTTACTGTGaacatgatttttgtttgtttttacaaatttagggataagtcaaaataattttctatgATAAACAACAGCTGTCGATAATGCTGCCCAtagagcttaacctgtattgatccagaaaattaattttaacatCTCACTGACCTTTTCTGATTTCTGTCAGAAtttgtttcatgttttgttttgttttttagtgtaaCTGCAGAACGTAATCCAAAATCTTTTTAATTTGAGGTCCCCATTCTCATAGTTTTTAACTCCTCCTCATCTTCTCAGGATCCCAACTGACGTAGACCCTATGACTGTGTTTGCCTCTCTGTCTCCGGAGGGAGTTCTCATCATTGAAGCACGACAGACCCCTCCATACTACCTCTATAGCAATGAAACACCCGCAGAATCCATGGAAGAACCAGAGGCTAAACCTCAGGAACCCAGCATGGCCTAAACCCCATTCTTTGAATCACAGCACTGTCAGGGAGCAAACAGTGCCTCGCATGCCCATGGTTATTTGTTCCAAGCAAGTGCCATAGTTTGATCAGTTTCATACATTTTCTTAAACAAAAAGTCATTAATTTGCTCCAAAACTAGTTAAATGAGCTCCACAGTCCATATATCAGGTGTTATGTAATAGAAATGTAATTAGAactgaaaaacaaatgtaataGAGCTACCAGTCAGGTGTTAAATACAACCAGGTCTCATAAaaacacattactatacctacatttttgcaaaatgattgctACGAGGCTCGTTTTACGCATCAcagcattttcctggtgaaatcaACGCTAGAGGCGcacttttattacttttattcccaaaaacacaaatcacaagtaaaactgcAAATTAGCAGTTCATAAATACTtgctttttgccctgttcctcacacagacaCTTTTACTGAACTACATGATgatgtaaggtgatacattttaacgtatGCATTACATTACCAACTGCATTTACAAGATTGTTGGAGAGTGATCAAATAGTGTcatagctcaactgatagtgtgATGCACTTGCGAAGTAAAGAACtggagtacgagtcctgaagagcacgcgagtcaacACTTTaatcaaaagtgtcatagaagaaccacaaaattacatggttgcttcagcaattaaatttttcatgtcacatttgcttattattacactatcggttaggttaaaGGGAGGGGGTAGGTTTtgctcatttaaaaatgttgccacagtcccattatttcaattttaatttaggagtttaaaaggataattcacccaaaaatgaaaattctcttatcatttactcaccctcatgccatcctggaaTGACACATctgatatgactttctttcttctgctgaacagaaatttttagaagatttttagaaaaatatctcagctctgtaggtccatacaatgcaagtgaatcgtatGAAGGCAGCAAATCACTAaagtcatttttactgtaaatctccactttcaatttcttcttcttttgtttttggcaattcgcattctttgtgcatatcgccacctactgtgcaaggaggagaatttatagtaaaaaatagacttaaatattgatctgtttctcacccatattaTTTGATTATATAGCTTaataaaacatggatttaaccactggagtcaaatggattatttttatgctgcctttgctttttggaccttcaaagttctggccaccatttacttgcattgtatggacctacagagctgagatattattctaaaaatatttgtttgtgtgcagcaaaagaaagaaagtaacacATATcttggatggcattagggtgagtaaatgatgagagaattttcatttttttttttttttgtgaactatccctttaaggcccaAAATTAGGCACGAACATACTCTGTAGAAGTACCTGAATGTAGGCACAAATGCTTGGACAACACATTGCCAGAGTGCATGCATTTTGTACATATGTGCATTATTGTGCCGTTAACatacctcagtactcaagggggagGTAATAGACTTCAAGTGTCTGTGTCATTAAACTAGGTGCATTATTATTTAGGTAACTTGTTGACAGTTTATCTAACTTTAACTTGCTCAGCAAAATTCTCACaattgttgctctgccatgacagtagctgGCCTGAAGGAGAAAACTGACCGTAAAACAAGACAATTTACTGTATGCAATTGCCTGGTATTGTTGAAACACTGTGAATGCAACACAaatttgtgttatgaattgctttctgacacaacaacaacacatgaaatcAAGCTATCATAGATATAAACGTTAGAGATCACATACTTGCGTAGGTTATGTTTCAGGCCTAAGGCCTTCTTCTGAAgtttttcagttaaaataaaCTTGTTTCGGCCCCTAAGTACAAATGTAATGTACAAATTTAGAAAACTCTATTTAAGTCATCTAAATATTTGTCATGCTGGACTTAAAGGTCTTCTCTGAAAACTGGGCCTGAATACTGGAGCTCTTTCTCAAGGGTTATGGATTGtctcttttctgttttcttttttgcgtgttctcttttttctttttgtgtaggTATGTATGCTatgcatttttataataaatgacATTTACAAATGCAAGCCTTTTATTTTCTCTGCAGTTAGTAAATTAAATGCATTACACATAGAGGATGTCATTTTCTCTACTGTCATACCTGTGTGTTTCTATTCAcccatataaaatatttttaattccaCACGGAATCTGTGCCTGTAGAAATTTACGCAGAATTGGAACAACTACATCCCGCAACCCTTGTgtgtttaattaataaatattttctctaatatcattattttttcagctaccaataaaagTGTAGTACTCTGAGCTCTGTTTAActattaccatgtttaaatctgtACCACAGAATTCCAGagatttcccccccccccccaaaatcggaacagaaaatgtgaaaaaagtaaaCAGATTCAGTATGGGCCTGGTAATAAATCATGCATTGggctctccccctctctctttttcccAATCTTCTGTCCTCGATCACATCTGGGTGTTCGCTTGGCAGATTGGTTGTGTTTAGAAGCGATCGGGCTCCTTATGGGAGTGACTCCATTGGGAGTTGTCTCTGCACGGTGGCAGTAATTGGGTGACAGATTAGTGTGGAGATTATTCTGAGCGGTTTGGCTCACTTTCAATCTCCTCAACGTGGATGTGGAGAGAATATATTGAAGAAAATGGCCTTCCACAACTGATTAACTGGCCTGTTTGCCCATTGGATTTTTTCTCATCAAATCGATCAAAGCTCTACATTTCTCATCTAATTTTCAAGTTTCGGGGTTAATGAATTGTGAATAGAACCAGACCTAAAGGGAACTGGAATTATAACCATTCGAGTTAGACTAGAATTAGACAATATTTACTACAATTCAAGGCATATAATGTGCAACCATATGCACTGCATAAAACTTCCATTTAAAACTCTTTGTAGATATCTAGCATAATAACAAGTAGGTGCCAATGTGACAGATGCCTGTCTGGAATAAATTATGCATAAATTAGAACATTTATCAGCTTTTACTGATTAACTCATCTATGTAAAACAACACACAATGCAGCTTCACAAAATCTTGCTCAGGTTTTTATTAGTGCTTAAAGAATGCATATTACAGTAAATTCAAAAACAAACTAtgaaaattaaaggtgaagtCTCTCATTTTTGCACAACCATCATCACCATTTGgaattttcaaatagtttttaaacaggtttcctgaacacaccctacatctgccattggttggaaAAACAGATAGCCTCGATCGATAGCATCATAAGCTGTGTTTCCATCTAAttatttttatgctcattttgaaattgtgcataagaaatcctgaatggaaacgcttgacatgcgaataaactctcaaaactctcctaaaatttaatGCGCAAGGAGGAGGAGGATTTTcaagagtttcgcattagttaaaatgcacattaagttgATGAAAACAGTTTATTCGTAAAACGATGACGTGATGTTTTGATCATTTGTGCACGTCTTGTGAGTGCGCGaaagcttgatgtgactggccaaAAAAAGGTCAGatcttggcacacaattcttctaACATAGCCCTGGACATTTGGAAGAGTTTAACCCACAGCTGATTGTTAAAGTGGTTCCTCACAATTTCACCAGAGCAGTTTTGAGCATGGCTGGTTATGTGTGGGCATCGTAGCCATTTCAGCCCTTATTATTTGAGATATTACACTCATTCTGCGGTGTCTCCTGGaagcatttaataaaattagGTACAATTGCCCtaatcctgcaaataaaactcttcccgaagcaaggaggtcattcagctgctccatcaagaCAATGCATTTGACGTAGTGGATGAAAACGAGCAACAATTCGTCTttagtctaatttttagaaatgcgcttaaaaaattaaaaacatttagatggaaacccagctatggAGCCATAGTGTTTACACATTTCAGGGGAATTAAccttcaaatggcttacttatagtatAGACTtatagtctctgcatattaagctgggataggagaaagtattttaaataaaacaatcgaaaaaatgacatacttcacctttaattggCTAAAAAATAAGCAGgggatgttgttgttttgtggcCAAAATCCTACTTGGTCACTTTCGTTTGCGCTACATCCATTTCCTTTTGGAGCACCAGCTGAGGGTCAAACACCTCTTGGGTTTGCCCAAAGGTTGACTGCTCATCTTCTGTCACAGCAGGGTCTGTATAACCTTCACCCTCCAGCTCCAGGGGCTGCTCATTCTGGATGATCTCTGCCTGCTCTACTTGCTCTGAGATGACTGTGTCTGGAGTCTCTTGAGCCTGGGGCTTGTCTGCAAACTCATGGACTTCCTCTCTGGCTTTCTCAATGTCTTCAACTGCCTCTTGAAATACTCCTTCTTCAATGACATCTCTGGATTCTTCAACCTCAACTCTTCCAGACTCCAATGTACCTGGTGCTGGCTCTGTGATGGACTGAGCTGGTGATTCTCCAGATGGGCCTACTTCAGGATGGGTAGAATCAGATACAATTTGCTGGTCTGCAGGATATCCCTCAGGTTCCTGAGCAACTTCAAGATGTTCTGCAGGTACAGCTGAGGTCTCAAATGACTCTGGTTTCTCCTCGGCTTCAACACTGTCTTGGGGCTTGTCACCATTCTGTTGTTTTCCACCAATGGTGTGTGCCTCCACCTGTGGCAAATGTGAAACTATTTTCAAAAGAAGTCAAGAGCTTAAAATGCCACATCAAGACCCTAAAATGCCAGGGCCACTAtaacaaaattatacattttctgGGTTGTGAGAAAAGGCCACACATCCCCTGAGGGAGAATAAGTGCATGTACTTAATCTCTGTTGGTTATTTGAACAATTATGAGCCTAGTAATTGGAACTGCAGGGTGATTAATTTATAAACTGACTTCGGCATCTGGCGTTTACAGGGCATTGTAGAATTGTATAcctttaattatttttgaaatcCTTTTGGCTGTAATAAAAAGCATTTGCCTATTATGAATGCACAGCTCAACAGTGCTGCAAATTGACACAAGTTGAAAAAGACTTGCAACTAGTAAACAATCTTGTTGGCATTTCTAAAGCAAGACAAATTAATTTGAATGACCACCTCCCATGCAATAATATACCCCAATATTAAAATAATTGGAATAATGGGTTTTGAGATTTTCCTGCCCTAGCTCTCATGTCTCTTTTACCCTGCACAAGCAAATACCTGTCAACATTTTGTCATAGCTCTGGCCAATTTTGCAGTTCTTGTGAGAAAGTTCCCTTTGATAGCTAGCTCGTATTTAACGGAAAACCAATTAGGAACTGCTGGATGGATGGGCAGTGTTTACCTTTGGATTTTCCTACAAAAGTATCTATTTATCTATttcaataatgataataatggtGCCATTTTGCTATGACTGACAGTAAGCAtcacatatttatattttaatcagTGGCGCCAGCAGCTGTGCAACTGTACACACCGTGCGTACATCTTAAATTAAGTCGTGTGTCACATATTTTTTGTCAGCTGTGTTAAATTAGAAGTGCAGATGCCCGATTCGCGAATAAATTATTCTTTTGATTTAGCCCTTTTGTTTAGTGAATTTGGCCAAACAGATTAGCAAAACAGTCTGAAATGACAAACAATTCAGTCCGATTCGTCCAATCCGACTCACTGCACCATCTGGAGTGGTTTCTCCCTCAGTAAATCAGTATCGGGATACAttagaacacagagaacaaacaaagTGCTGGATGAAGTTGATATTTGCCTACAAtgaactgaaaaaaagaaaaaattttgAGAGCTAACTAAACTTcaactagtgctgtgtcatgtgaagaAGGGGGCGTTCACGCTGAACGTGGATTTACATCcatgttgtttttaattttaaattgttttccatTGTAAACATGCACCAGAGTGACGTTTGACTTTAATGGACAGTGTTTACCATTGGATAAGCATCTgttttaaataatgataataattgttATATTTCGCTATAACTGACAGTAAGCACCATTTTCATAAGTAGGGCTGGGTGACATggctaaaaaaaatcatttctcgATATTTTTCAACCTATTGacaatattcgatatatatctcgataattatgtatttgctctgaaatagctcaaaagtgattttttcttttaatcagaggaaccataatttcatccaaacagccactgtagtcaagtaaattaaatttattaaaggcaatgaataaaaatctatttaaaaataaaggcaTATTTTCTTACAGtgtttcactaaattaacacaagggagaatgagatctAATATTTTATACACAATGATACAATGTtgcttaataaaaagtattttatactGAAACCTTTTTGTGAGTGAACaaggtggagcttttattttgacacgtcACTTTcatctggagcttttattttgactcgGCAAGTGTTGTGTGTCCTTCACAATGTTCCGTGAAAAGGTTTCATCTCCTCCGTTATTTCTGTTACATTGTGCCATGTTTGTAGATTCAAataataacttgtagcggttactaatgtttggaatagagtgcaacagtctggttccggaagtaaaaatcccattcatttatcccatagacaaattgattttcaacaataacttataaatctttaaagacagacctaccatgagctctgaggtcgttcatcaatggtatatgcttcagaTGAAACCATCCAAtctgcgttatctcaacttcattgtttaaaatcgtgtttgatagcggaattcatggtaaacaactacattacccatggtacaacaGAGAAAGATCGACCAGTCAGAGAACGGCGTCCAACAAAACCCGTTAAACGTGACTCGGAGCGACCACGCGCTCCCaagacacactgtgaatgatgtaattgagtTGGTCTTCCTTCACCcataaactacttatatatttgtacatttcaggatattttgcaatatacttaaactatattgtttctatacttatattcAACAACCTAAAAGCAATAGTTTTATATCAGCAAATAGTTTTTAAATGGCAAATGCTTCCGTGCAGTACaaaaacgttaagtgttccatttgggacaaaactacactttgaaaattcatacactacatggcagAGTGCATAGTACAATTTGTAAGTGCAGAGTGTATAGTGtatcgtttgggacacagcttttgtctttatgtccgattttcaaataattttttgcctaaaaacaaagtttttaatgttgtgattcacttcggagctggttggattggttcatggctcacaactcttttatgaaggattttattaaaagtctgtggaagaaatgaatggggaaaatatttcAAGAACTCTGACGACCgaaaaagtgggcggtcacttTTGCGCTCTATTGCATAAtattaaaatcatcgcgatatacacaatattgttgaattttatatcgtcagcaaaatcatcatgactatattgttaatattcaatatattgtccAGCCCTTTAACTATAACTATGAAAATCCCTCTAACATGTCCTTTAATAAACAATAAGCAAGTGCAATCAATGCCGCCCTCTTCTATTTATTTTACGGAGGGCCTTGGAACCCTAAATGCCTATAGTGCCTATCATTTTGAGCTCTTTTTCTTAATAAGTTTAGTCTGTGTTTAAAAATTAAACAGCTGCCAGGACCAGTCAATACCTGGATGGGGATAATGACATCAGCAGGGAGGGGAATGCTGGTTAATGGTGCTTCCACAGTAAGAATGCCATCCACAGAAACTAGCGACTGGACATTTTCAGAGTCTACACCAACTGGAAGCCTTAGGAAATggcaaaaaacatatataatcATGGTTTTATTGAACAGCAACTGCATGACAATTTGTCACTATTCTATGCTGCTAAATGTaacaaacaactaaaaaaaaaaaaaaacattgaattacGTACGTACACTTACCTGTATTTTCTTGTAAAACATCTAGCAATGTAGCCATGCTCATCTTGTCTCTCCTCATGCTTTCCTATGGATCAaaacattaaaaggatagttcacctcaaaatgaacattctgtcatcatttgctctcctgcatgttgttccaaaccaggcAGAATGTCACCTTCACTTTTATTACTTTCGTTATAAGTACATTTACAACTTTGTAACTTTCGttgtaagtaaatggtgactcaggctgtcaatccctaacattctgcctaaaatcaccCTTTGTGTGGAAGAAAGAGAATTGGAACAACAATCCACCTTTTCCCTGAacgcagaagtgttccacgattcacgtgttttcaatttccggtctccagtgttttcacacgCATCTGCATTTATTATTAGCGGGTGAAGTATTGTACTTGTagaaactgtcaaaaaaaaacaagaaaaaacatgtggctctagAGTGCCAATACTTCACAGAGTTGAGTTGACcgttttttttacagtgtctcACCTGAGTATGTatatgacatgaagcgatggtccgaggtttGTTACACTGATATCATTAACTTtgttgagttgttatgacagccaacaactgcacaagttgagcgtgaaattcatttttactccaaataataCTTAAATATCTCTGAATCACTCATTTTGGTTAGTTTTACGttgcgtctcgagaccagaaacaggcAATTA
Encoded proteins:
- the si:dkey-1k23.3 gene encoding heat shock protein 67B1 gives rise to the protein MADAIKSSSRPQYCQEVSWYPLSYRWPSVIFNQHFGLAPLLDPRDLSWIEDIIRRLGTSAWPGYLRTTVLSPFTQAPGQQISKLHREMSGGISEVAGETCKWKISLDVNHFAPSEITAKIQGGFLEIAGKHEERQDEHGYIARCFTRKYRLPVGVDSENVQSLVSVDGILTVEAPLTSIPLPADVIIPIQVEAHTIGGKQQNGDKPQDSVEAEEKPESFETSAVPAEHLEVAQEPEGYPADQQIVSDSTHPEVGPSGESPAQSITEPAPGTLESGRVEVEESRDVIEEGVFQEAVEDIEKAREEVHEFADKPQAQETPDTVISEQVEQAEIIQNEQPLELEGEGYTDPAVTEDEQSTFGQTQEVFDPQLVLQKEMDVAQTKVTK